The genomic interval GATCGCATAGTCGGTTGCCGTGATGCGGATGGTGCCGGCAGGCTTCTCCCGAAGCTCGCTGAGGGCGGCGAGCTCCGCCTCGATCTCCTCGAACCGCGGACCCACATTTTGCAGGAGGCGCTGGCCCGCCTCCGTCGGGGAGACGCTCCGCGTCGTGCGGGTCAGCAGCCGAAGACCGAGCCTTGTCTCGAGCTGGCGAATGGTGTGGCTCAGTGCCGACTGGGAGACCCCGAGCTTCGCTGCCGCCCTGGTGAAGCTCTGCTCTTTGGCGACGACGAGGAAGGCGGCGAGGTCATTGGTGTTCACGCGCGGCATTCATGAATCTCGTTCATATGATCGCACATATTCCAACGGTGGATCGCAAACTGCAAGATTTGCCACGGGTGCAACGCCCTCCTGCGGTCGTCGACCGTCGCGGGCCATCTGCAAAAAATGGGTCAACGGCGTCGCTCCGCTGACCCAGCCTTCGGCAACTCATGAGCCTCATTCATAACTCCTTGCGCATTCTGCCGCCTAATGCGGAGCGCCCGCGTGCGCTACATAGGAGCGGTCAAGACGGGGAAAGCGGTTGCGACACGTCGGCGCCGCTCCAAGCGAGGCGAGCTCCATGGACATCAAGAGAAACGGCTCGCAGCCGTCCGGCCAAGGGCCGGCCGGCTGGTTTACCGGCACCGTCCGGATCGATCCGCTGTTCCAGGCGGACGATCCGGCGCGCGTCTCCGGCGCGAGCGTCACGTTCGAGCCCGGTGCCCGTACCGCCTGGCATGCCCATCCGCTGGGACAGACCCTGATCGTCACGGCCGGCTGCGGCCGGGTGCAGCGCGAGGGCGGCCCGATCGAGCCGATCAGGCCGGGCGACGTGGTCTGGTTCCCGCCGGGCGAGAAGCACTGGCACGGTGCCTCGCCGACCACGGCCATGACCCATATCGCCATCCAGGAAAGGCTCGACGGCAAGGTCGTCGATTGGATGGAGATGGTGACGGACGAGCAGTATGGCGGGTGAAACGACGATGACGTGGTCGAAGGAAGACTTGGGCAGGATCGCTGGGGCCGATGATCTGCACATCTCGCCATTTCGCGAGGATGGGTTCACCTATGGCACCCCGACCTGGATCTGGTCCGTCGCGGTCGACGGCTCCCTCTATGTGCGGGGCTATAACGGGCAGGCCTCTCGCTGGTACCAGGCCGCGGTGCGGCAGAAGGCGGGGCGGATCACCGCCGCCGGCATGACCAGGGAGGTCGCCTTCGAGCCGGTCGACGGGCCGATCAACGACCGCGTCGACGATGCCTATCGGGCCAAGTACGCCCGCAGCCCCTATCTCGGCCCGATGATCGGCGCCCGCGCCCGTGCCGCGACGATCAGGATCACGCCGCGCGGCGCCGCCGCCTGATCGGCGGGCCCGCGGACCGGGCCGCACACCGGAGGAGAACGAGCATGCTGACGCGGAAACTCGGACAAGGCGGCCTCGAGGTCTCGGCGCTCTCGCTGGGCTGCATGGGCTATGGCAAGTCGCGCGAGATCGAGGACCGGGACGAGATGATCGCGCTCATCCGCCAGGCGGTCGAGCGCGGCATCGACTTCTTCGATACGGCCGAAGTCTATGGTCCGTTCAGCAACGAGGAGATGGTGGGCGAGGCCCTGGCGACGCTGCGTGATCAGGTGACGATCGCGACCAAGTTCGGCTGGGACATCGATCTCGTCACGGGAGTGCCCAAGGGCGGGCTCAACAGCAAGCCGGATCATGTCCGTGCCGCCGTCGAGGGCAGCCTGAAGCGTCTGAGGACCGACCATATCGATCTGCTCTATCAGCATCGCGTCGATCCGGACGTGCCGATGGAGGATGTCGCGGGCGCCGTGCAGGACCTGATCCGGCAGGGCAAGGTCCGGTATTTCGGCCTGTCGGAGGCCGGCGCCCAGTCGATCCGCCGCGCCCACGCGGTCCAGCCTGTCGCCGCGCTGCAAAGCGAGTACTCGCTGTGGACCCGCGAGCCGGAGACGGAGATCATCCCGGTCCTTGAGGAACTCGGCATCGGCTTCGTTCCCTTCAGTCCGTTGGGCAAGGGGTTCCTGACCGGCACGATCGACGAGGCCACCACATTCGCCAGCAACGATTTTCGCAGCAGGATTCCACGCTTCGAGCCCGAAGCCCGCGAGGCCAACCGGAGGCTGGTCACTCTCATCCGCACTGTCGGCGAGCGGCATGGCGCCACCCCGGCGCAGGTCGCGCTGGCCTGGCTGATGGCGCAGAAGCCCTGGATCGTGCCGCTCTTCGGCACGCGCAGGCTCGAACGCCTGGATGAGAACCTCGGGTCTCTGTCCCTCGTGCTGACGAGCGACGATCTGAACGAGATCGAGGCAGAAGCGACGGGCATCGAGATCCAAGGTGCCCGCTATCCCGACGATCTCATGAAACTGTCCGGCCGCTGAGCCGGCCAGAGGGGTGTTCCCGCCGTGACCAATGCCAGAGCCACCCCTGCCATCGGGCCGTCCTTGCAAGCGGGCGCGCCGGCCGGCGAGGCCGTCGCATCGAGCGGCGCGAGGCCGGAGCCGCGGCCGCTGCGGCATGGCCTCAGGCTCCTTGCGGTTCTCGGCACGCTGCTCGCGTTCGCGTCGATTTCGACCGACCTCTATCTGCCCGCGCTGCCGGGCATGGGCATCGCCCTCGGCGCGGGCCAGAGCCTGCTGGAGCTGACCATCTCGAGCTATCTCATCGGCTTCGGCGCCGGCCAGCTGTTCTGGGGGCCGATCGGCGACCGCTACGGCCGGCGCGGACCGGTTGCCGTCGGCCTGCTGGTGTTCGTCGTCGGCGCGGCGGGCTGCGCCCTTGCGACGAGCGCCCCGCAATTGATCGGATGGCGCGTGGTCCAGGCGCTGGGCGCCAGCGCCGGGGTCGTGCTCGCCCGCGCGATGGTGCGCGACCTCTATGACCGGGATCGTGCGGCCAGGATGCTCTCCATCCTCATGACGGTCATGGCGATCGCTCCGCTGCTGGGGCCGAGCCTGGGCGGGCAGATCCTCAGGGTCGCGCCGTGGCAGGCCATCTTCTGGACGCTGGTCGCCATCGGTCTCACGACGTTCGCGAGCCTGTTCACCCTCCCGGAAACGCTGCCGCCCGAGCGCCGCGACACCACGCCGCTGAGGCGCGCGGTCGCCGGATATGGGCCCTTGCTCGGCGACCGGCGTCTGCTGGGATATGCCGGCGCCTGCGGCTTCTACTATGCCGGCATCTTCGCCTCCGTGGCCGGCACGCCCTTCGCCTATATCGGCTACTACAAGCTCTCGCCGCAGCTCTACGGCGCCCTGTTCGCGGCCGGCACGATCGGCCTCATGATTGCGAATGTCGTGAACTCGCGGCTGGTGACGAGGTTCGGCAGCGATCGGCTGCTGCGGCTCGGCACCATCGGCGCGGCGCTGACCGGGGGTGTCGTCGCGCTGGTTAGCACCACCGATTGGGGTGGGCTTTTCGGCCTCGCGGCGTCGCTGATCGTGTTCGGCGCCATGAACGGCTTCATCGTCGCCAACGCGATCGCCGGCGCGCTGTCCAGCTTCCCGACCCGCGCCGGTGCCGTCTCGGCGCTCGTCGGAGCGATCCAATATGGCAGCGGGATGATCGGCTCGGCCGTGGCCGGCGCCTTCGCGGACGGAACGCCCGGTCCCATGGGCTGGGTCATCGCCCTGTCCGGCATCGGCAGCCTGCTCAGCCTGACGCTGGCCGGCCGTCGGCGCGGAGCGCCGCTGTGAAAGACCGGCCGGCGCCGGCGATATCGTCGTCTGCAGCCGGCGGGGCGTGGTGCCGGGCCGCTCGCGTGGCCTTCTGAGAGACAAGGGAGACCACGATGCCTCATGTGATCGTCAAGCTCGCCTCAGGTCGTTCGGAAGGCGAAAAGGTCAAGCTTGCCGAAGACCTGACACAGGCCGTCATCGCTGCCTTGGGTTGCAGCGAAGAGCAGGTTTCGGTCGGGATCGATGATGTCGACCCTCGGGACTGGGTTGAAAAGATCTACAAGCCTCACATCCTGGGAAAGGCCGCGACGATCTACAAGAAGCCCGGCTATGATCCTCATTGACGGCGCGCGATGTGTCCGCCGGCAGCGGCATGATCCTCCCGGCGCGATCGCCGACAGCGACGTCATCCTTCTCCTTGCGGCGGGACGGATCCTGATCGTCGGGCGGTGACGCGACCCGTGAACCGATCCGTCGACGGACGTGCCATCGACAGCGATGGCCGAGGGATATGCGCGAGCTGGATTTATGAGGAGCACTCATAAGCCTTTGCGGGTATTTCCCTCTAATCGAAGAGATCACCGCAGTGTTATCTCCTGATGGCCGGGTGGCTCATCGAAGAGATGCGAGGTAAAGGTCGTAGAACTCCACGGAAGATGATCCGGATCACGGAATGGCACGCGACCATTTCTGACGAAGCTCGAAGAACCGTCGTGCCGCATCACGGCAGGCTCGACAGAGACCTCATTGCGTCTCGGAGTCGCGTGCGGCGTTGCGAAATTGGCATCGAAAGGAACGTCTCCCATGTGTGAGAAATGCAATAGCCCCGCTGTTCACGACGCTCCTGCGGTGCCGGAGCGCCGCAAGCTTCTGCTGGCGGGCGCGGGCTTGGCCGCCGCGCCGTTGCTGGCCGGCATGGCCACGGGCGTGCGGGCCCAGCAGGCCGCCGCTCCGGTAGAGACCGGTCCGTTCTCCGTCCGCGCTTATGGCGCGAGCAGCGCCGCCTCCGCGCTGGAGGCGCGGCAGATCCAGCGCCGCGCCGTCGGGCCCAAGGACGTGCTGATCGACGTGCTGTACAGCGGCATCTGCCATTCCGACATTCATACGGTGCGCGACGAATGGCGGCAGACCTTGCCGACCCGGTTTCCCAGCGTCCCGGGCCACGAGATCGTCGGCCGTGTGACGGCGGTCGGAAGCGCCGTGACCAAGTTCAAGGTCGGCGATATCGGCGGCGTGGGCTGCATGGTCGATTCCTGCGGAACTTGCGAGAATTGCCTGGCCGATCGCGAGCAGAATTGCCTGAAAGGCGCCACCTTCACGTACGGCTCGCCCGATCCTGCGCTGGGCGGGTTCACCTTCGGCGGCTATTCGGAGAGGATGGTCGTGGCGGAGCATTTCGTCATCCGCATCCCGCCGGGCGCCGATCTCGCGGCGACGGCACCTTTGTTGTGCGCCGGCGTCACGACGTTTTCCCCGATGCAGCACTGGCGGCTGGAGCCCGGCCAGCGTGTCGGCGTCATCGG from Labrys wisconsinensis carries:
- a CDS encoding tautomerase family protein; translation: MPHVIVKLASGRSEGEKVKLAEDLTQAVIAALGCSEEQVSVGIDDVDPRDWVEKIYKPHILGKAATIYKKPGYDPH
- a CDS encoding NAD(P)-dependent alcohol dehydrogenase translates to MATGVRAQQAAAPVETGPFSVRAYGASSAASALEARQIQRRAVGPKDVLIDVLYSGICHSDIHTVRDEWRQTLPTRFPSVPGHEIVGRVTAVGSAVTKFKVGDIGGVGCMVDSCGTCENCLADREQNCLKGATFTYGSPDPALGGFTFGGYSERMVVAEHFVIRIPPGADLAATAPLLCAGVTTFSPMQHWRLEPGQRVGVIGLGGLGHMAVKLAVARRAEVTVFTTSPGKIADAQRLGAREAVLSSDAEAMKRLANRFDLLISTVPHAYPMQPFMDLLKLDATLVNVGALNDLEGPNGMALAFGRKSLAGSVIGGIAETQEVVDYCAARNIKADIELIRPDQINQAMDRVVSKDIRYRFVIDFTAERQG
- a CDS encoding multidrug effflux MFS transporter — encoded protein: MTNARATPAIGPSLQAGAPAGEAVASSGARPEPRPLRHGLRLLAVLGTLLAFASISTDLYLPALPGMGIALGAGQSLLELTISSYLIGFGAGQLFWGPIGDRYGRRGPVAVGLLVFVVGAAGCALATSAPQLIGWRVVQALGASAGVVLARAMVRDLYDRDRAARMLSILMTVMAIAPLLGPSLGGQILRVAPWQAIFWTLVAIGLTTFASLFTLPETLPPERRDTTPLRRAVAGYGPLLGDRRLLGYAGACGFYYAGIFASVAGTPFAYIGYYKLSPQLYGALFAAGTIGLMIANVVNSRLVTRFGSDRLLRLGTIGAALTGGVVALVSTTDWGGLFGLAASLIVFGAMNGFIVANAIAGALSSFPTRAGAVSALVGAIQYGSGMIGSAVAGAFADGTPGPMGWVIALSGIGSLLSLTLAGRRRGAPL
- a CDS encoding aldo/keto reductase, producing the protein MLTRKLGQGGLEVSALSLGCMGYGKSREIEDRDEMIALIRQAVERGIDFFDTAEVYGPFSNEEMVGEALATLRDQVTIATKFGWDIDLVTGVPKGGLNSKPDHVRAAVEGSLKRLRTDHIDLLYQHRVDPDVPMEDVAGAVQDLIRQGKVRYFGLSEAGAQSIRRAHAVQPVAALQSEYSLWTREPETEIIPVLEELGIGFVPFSPLGKGFLTGTIDEATTFASNDFRSRIPRFEPEAREANRRLVTLIRTVGERHGATPAQVALAWLMAQKPWIVPLFGTRRLERLDENLGSLSLVLTSDDLNEIEAEATGIEIQGARYPDDLMKLSGR
- a CDS encoding (R)-mandelonitrile lyase; this translates as MDIKRNGSQPSGQGPAGWFTGTVRIDPLFQADDPARVSGASVTFEPGARTAWHAHPLGQTLIVTAGCGRVQREGGPIEPIRPGDVVWFPPGEKHWHGASPTTAMTHIAIQERLDGKVVDWMEMVTDEQYGG
- a CDS encoding DUF2255 family protein, whose translation is MTWSKEDLGRIAGADDLHISPFREDGFTYGTPTWIWSVAVDGSLYVRGYNGQASRWYQAAVRQKAGRITAAGMTREVAFEPVDGPINDRVDDAYRAKYARSPYLGPMIGARARAATIRITPRGAAA